Proteins found in one Thermaerobacter subterraneus DSM 13965 genomic segment:
- a CDS encoding CDP-alcohol phosphatidyltransferase family protein yields MERENVSGGQGTPRETEAERRRAMVKAVDSWWTVLVIDPLAVPMTVWIARHTRLTPNAVTAIANVIGLGAGLAFLGGMLWLGALLYQVAFLFDCIDGKLARYKRMSSPVGAFLDWIFDRSMDVYAAVTLAVGGWRQAGDDSLLIAGLIWLGLFCIRYLMVQRRHVLLGFGREPEESVRQSVARGGLGRRWLEFCRRHRLYPVPSNIEIFLVTFTVFPLLNRPLWGFALGAAAFAFLSVTGLRTVLKELGRVARQEAAH; encoded by the coding sequence GTGGAGCGGGAGAACGTCTCGGGAGGACAGGGCACGCCGAGGGAGACCGAGGCGGAACGCCGCCGGGCCATGGTCAAGGCCGTCGACAGCTGGTGGACGGTGCTGGTGATCGATCCCCTGGCGGTGCCCATGACCGTATGGATCGCCCGGCATACCCGGCTGACGCCCAACGCCGTGACCGCCATCGCCAACGTCATCGGCCTGGGGGCCGGCCTTGCCTTTCTGGGCGGGATGCTGTGGCTTGGGGCCCTGCTCTACCAGGTGGCCTTCCTTTTCGATTGCATCGACGGCAAGCTGGCGCGCTACAAGCGGATGAGCTCGCCGGTGGGCGCATTCCTCGACTGGATCTTCGACCGGTCCATGGACGTCTACGCCGCGGTGACCCTGGCCGTGGGTGGTTGGCGGCAGGCGGGCGACGACAGCCTGCTCATCGCCGGGCTCATCTGGCTCGGTCTCTTCTGCATTCGTTACCTGATGGTGCAGCGGCGGCACGTGCTGCTGGGCTTTGGCCGGGAGCCGGAGGAATCGGTCCGGCAGTCCGTGGCCCGCGGGGGTTTGGGGCGCCGCTGGCTGGAGTTTTGCCGGCGCCACCGGCTCTACCCCGTGCCGAGCAACATCGAGATCTTCCTGGTGACCTTCACCGTGTTTCCGCTCTTGAACCGGCCTTTGTGGGGGTTTGCGCTGGGGGCGGCCGCCTTTGCCTTCCTCTCGGTGACGGGGCTCCGCACAGTGCTGAAGGAGCTGGGGAGGGTGGCGAGGCAGGAGGCCGCCCATTAG
- the murJ gene encoding murein biosynthesis integral membrane protein MurJ: MSRQRLARSVGLFVLLTTIGRLLGFGREMALAAVFGASDVSDAYTISFSIPGVLFVAFGTAITTVMVPMLAAHRGRGDLDRFRRLAWTLFHTLLLLLLILLAVAMLGSGWLVRIFAPGFTGEQFELARRLTLIMLPGIVFMGMEGWMEGVLNASKRFTAPAAASIPMNLVLIGATWFLGTRYGIEAVAWGSLAGFASQVLLQWGALRRAGVGYLPVLDLGDPELRVAGRRTLPVLLATATRQASQVVNRALASGLPAGSAAALSFAYRVYQLPLGLLAIPLVTVLYPEMAEQGSQQRLRALSSTMNRALRLLTFVMAPITVGTVLLREDITALVYQRGAFDRMDTLMTATALCFYGLGMVPFAWRELLARAMYSLGDTRTPATNGMMSMGLSIVLALVLVRFLDHGGIALATALATWWAAVVLILRLQRRYRDLRFRSLAVGVLQAAVATAVMGGAIALLRVPVLAAAGRWLGAATHGAAGAPGAAGAALAVVAPGASVAPGAVDIAALGFLPRLAGTLVLVAVGAAVYALMLVLLRVEERTYVLDLVRRRGRGSHPSRGASGTGSGGQEVAPGAAAEAARSDDRD, translated from the coding sequence TTGTCGCGACAGCGGCTGGCCCGTTCCGTGGGCCTGTTCGTCCTGCTGACCACCATCGGCCGCCTGCTGGGGTTCGGCCGGGAGATGGCGCTGGCCGCCGTCTTCGGCGCCAGCGACGTCAGCGACGCCTACACCATCAGCTTCTCGATTCCCGGGGTGCTGTTCGTCGCCTTCGGCACGGCCATCACCACGGTGATGGTGCCCATGCTGGCGGCCCACCGGGGGCGGGGCGACCTGGACCGGTTCCGGCGGCTGGCCTGGACCCTGTTCCACACCCTGCTCCTGCTGCTTCTCATCCTCCTGGCCGTGGCGATGCTGGGGTCGGGGTGGCTGGTGCGGATCTTCGCGCCGGGGTTCACCGGCGAGCAGTTTGAACTGGCCCGGCGGCTCACCCTGATCATGCTGCCCGGCATCGTCTTCATGGGCATGGAGGGGTGGATGGAGGGGGTCCTCAACGCCAGCAAGCGCTTCACCGCGCCCGCCGCCGCCTCCATCCCCATGAACCTGGTGCTGATCGGCGCCACCTGGTTCCTCGGCACCCGCTACGGCATCGAGGCGGTGGCCTGGGGAAGCCTGGCGGGCTTTGCTTCGCAGGTGCTGCTCCAGTGGGGGGCCCTGCGCCGGGCGGGTGTGGGCTACCTGCCCGTCCTGGATCTGGGTGACCCCGAGCTGCGGGTGGCGGGGCGGAGGACCCTGCCCGTGCTGCTGGCCACGGCGACCCGCCAGGCCAGTCAGGTGGTGAACCGGGCCCTGGCCTCGGGCCTTCCCGCCGGCAGCGCCGCGGCCCTGTCCTTCGCGTACCGGGTCTACCAGCTGCCCCTGGGCCTGCTGGCCATCCCCCTGGTGACGGTGCTGTACCCGGAGATGGCCGAGCAGGGCTCCCAGCAGCGCCTCAGGGCCCTTTCGTCCACCATGAACCGCGCCCTGCGCCTCTTGACCTTCGTCATGGCGCCCATCACCGTGGGGACGGTGCTGCTGCGGGAGGACATCACCGCCCTGGTGTACCAGCGGGGCGCCTTCGACCGCATGGACACCCTGATGACGGCCACGGCCCTGTGTTTCTACGGGTTGGGGATGGTGCCCTTCGCCTGGCGCGAGCTTCTGGCGCGGGCCATGTACAGCCTGGGCGATACCCGGACACCCGCCACCAACGGCATGATGTCCATGGGGCTGAGCATCGTCCTCGCCCTGGTGCTGGTACGGTTCCTGGACCACGGCGGCATCGCCCTGGCGACGGCGCTGGCCACCTGGTGGGCGGCCGTGGTCCTGATCCTGCGGCTGCAGCGCCGGTACCGCGACCTGCGGTTCCGCTCCCTGGCCGTCGGGGTGCTGCAGGCGGCAGTGGCCACGGCGGTGATGGGTGGGGCGATCGCCCTGCTGCGGGTGCCGGTGCTGGCTGCTGCCGGCCGGTGGCTGGGGGCAGCGACCCACGGTGCGGCCGGAGCGCCGGGGGCCGCCGGGGCCGCGTTGGCGGTCGTGGCACCAGGGGCATCCGTGGCGCCGGGAGCGGTCGACATCGCCGCCCTAGGGTTTTTGCCACGCCTTGCCGGCACCCTGGTGCTGGTCGCGGTGGGGGCTGCCGTGTATGCTTTGATGCTGGTTCTACTCCGGGTGGAAGAGCGGACCTACGTGCTCGATCTGGTGCGGCGCCGGGGCCGGGGCAGCCACCCGAGCCGCGGCGCCAGCGGCACCGGCAGCGGCGGCCAGGAGGTGGCTCCCGGGGCCGCGGCTGAGGCCGCTCGGTCGGACGACCGCGACTGA
- a CDS encoding iron-containing alcohol dehydrogenase: MRPARRIEVSRVLKVVESTAEAARRLAEALDLLGVTRAVVLAGPGRTRLLAEALLADLARAGWGHGSRAAGEPAGGDGFRRLVGPWVAAAPTQAESARLAAAVREVAADGLVAIGGGSVLDTGKHVAAQLDLPLVAVPTQISHDGIVSPVAVLRGDDNRKHSLAAAMPAAVIAPLHWIGQAPRAMVLAGIGDLLSNLSAVEDWRLAADRGRDQFDDFSAFLARHAARSVLRVLAAGQAIDDPAFVVELLEGLMLSGLAMAIAGTSRPCSGSEHLVSHAIDYLLGGVAAHGLQVAAATAPMLRLQGQDELAREVEAVYRRLGIPGNLAALGLDQEAIARVVAQAPAMRPGRFTVLDVVEPAEAVRWLHG, encoded by the coding sequence GTGCGGCCGGCTCGGCGCATTGAGGTCAGCCGGGTCCTCAAGGTGGTGGAGTCGACCGCCGAGGCGGCGCGGCGGCTGGCCGAGGCCCTGGACCTGCTGGGCGTGACCCGGGCGGTCGTGCTGGCGGGACCCGGACGAACCCGGCTCCTGGCCGAAGCCCTGCTGGCGGACCTGGCCCGGGCCGGATGGGGCCACGGGAGCCGTGCAGCGGGCGAGCCCGCAGGCGGCGACGGCTTTCGGAGGCTGGTGGGGCCCTGGGTGGCCGCCGCCCCGACCCAGGCCGAAAGCGCCCGCCTGGCTGCCGCGGTGCGGGAGGTGGCGGCGGACGGCCTGGTGGCCATCGGGGGCGGCAGTGTGCTGGACACCGGCAAGCACGTGGCGGCCCAGCTGGACCTGCCGCTGGTGGCGGTGCCGACCCAGATCTCCCACGACGGCATCGTCTCGCCGGTGGCGGTGCTGCGGGGCGACGACAACCGCAAGCACAGCCTGGCGGCCGCCATGCCGGCGGCCGTCATCGCGCCGCTGCACTGGATCGGCCAGGCGCCGCGGGCTATGGTCCTGGCGGGCATCGGCGACCTGCTTTCCAACCTGTCCGCCGTGGAGGACTGGCGGCTGGCCGCCGACCGGGGCCGCGATCAGTTCGACGACTTCTCCGCCTTCCTGGCGCGCCACGCCGCCCGCTCGGTGCTGCGGGTGCTGGCCGCGGGGCAGGCCATCGACGACCCCGCCTTCGTCGTCGAGCTCCTGGAGGGCCTGATGCTGAGCGGCCTGGCCATGGCCATCGCGGGGACAAGCCGCCCCTGCAGCGGCAGCGAGCATCTGGTGAGCCACGCCATCGACTACCTGCTGGGCGGCGTGGCGGCCCACGGCTTGCAGGTGGCGGCGGCTACGGCGCCCATGCTGCGGCTTCAGGGGCAGGACGAGCTGGCCCGCGAGGTGGAGGCGGTCTACCGGCGTCTGGGCATCCCGGGCAACCTGGCAGCCCTGGGCCTGGACCAAGAGGCCATCGCCCGGGTCGTGGCCCAGGCGCCGGCCATGCGCCCGGGCCGGTTCACGGTCCTCGACGTGGTGGAACCCGCCGAAGCGGTGCGGTGGTTGCACGGCTAG
- a CDS encoding phosphocholine cytidylyltransferase family protein, producing the protein MATETGGIHPPMNALILAAGVGSRLGELTRERPKALLPLGAEGGAVGRGDGNPAPSGPAASCGDRTALELAEAAAGTATAAPGTGEAASATAAAAPGTAGDPPGTGAPPEPAAATAAVPPRPVTFLDHSLACLAAHPVERVYIVGGHAFGALEAHVQARWGEALRAGRIVLRRFPDYQTVNNAGTVYFAREAFEQPCLLLNSDIVYHPAILARAVAQVLAEPDQSFMVVDGTVHLAEEEMKVALDGAGFIRAVSKQLPPGESAGEYIGILYLTPADAARVLDLTAQVLAAGTTHLYYEDAIHRCLGAIRLRPLFIDGLPWTEVDTPEDYRRAQAVYASFAESGEGGAGAAGSAH; encoded by the coding sequence ATGGCCACCGAGACGGGCGGGATCCACCCGCCGATGAATGCGCTGATCCTGGCGGCAGGCGTGGGCAGCCGCCTGGGCGAGCTGACCCGGGAGCGACCCAAGGCGCTGTTGCCCCTGGGTGCAGAGGGTGGGGCGGTGGGCAGAGGGGATGGGAACCCGGCCCCGTCCGGACCGGCGGCGAGCTGTGGCGACCGGACCGCCTTGGAACTGGCGGAGGCCGCTGCCGGGACTGCGACGGCTGCCCCGGGGACCGGTGAGGCCGCTTCGGCGACCGCGGCGGCTGCCCCGGGGACCGCGGGGGACCCTCCGGGGACCGGGGCGCCGCCGGAGCCGGCGGCGGCCACAGCCGCCGTGCCACCCCGTCCGGTGACCTTCCTCGACCACTCCCTGGCGTGCCTCGCCGCCCATCCGGTGGAGCGGGTCTACATCGTGGGCGGCCACGCCTTCGGCGCCCTGGAGGCCCACGTGCAGGCTCGGTGGGGGGAGGCGCTGCGGGCAGGCCGGATCGTCCTGCGCCGGTTCCCCGATTACCAGACGGTGAACAATGCGGGCACCGTGTACTTCGCCCGGGAGGCCTTCGAGCAGCCCTGCCTGCTGCTGAACTCGGACATCGTCTACCACCCGGCCATTCTGGCGCGGGCCGTGGCCCAGGTGCTGGCGGAGCCGGATCAGTCCTTCATGGTGGTCGACGGCACCGTCCACCTGGCGGAAGAGGAGATGAAGGTGGCGCTGGACGGGGCCGGGTTCATCCGGGCGGTGAGCAAGCAGCTGCCGCCGGGGGAGTCGGCGGGCGAGTACATCGGCATCCTTTACCTGACGCCGGCCGACGCCGCCCGGGTCCTTGACCTGACCGCCCAGGTGCTGGCGGCCGGTACCACCCACCTTTATTACGAAGACGCGATCCACCGCTGCCTGGGGGCGATCCGGCTGCGGCCGCTGTTTATCGACGGGTTGCCCTGGACGGAGGTCGACACGCCCGAGGACTACCGGCGCGCCCAGGCGGTGTACGCGTCCTTCGCGGAAAGCGGGGAGGGCGGCGCCGGTGCGGCCGGCTCGGCGCATTGA
- a CDS encoding CDP-glycerol glycerophosphotransferase family protein, whose product MSWIWRVGRRLAGVAERLLVLLDALVPKKRQVLFSASNGWTYSDNARYLYEYMAARGGERLIWWFHDRDLVRWAEQRGMEAVFARSLRGLWTALRSGVWVMDHGPLLPAWDPRRRITVQLWHGVGPKREPARTAPERVVRKQREFFARYDLVTTPSREVAPEWGTTIPLKPGALVLDGYPRHDALLRDTREAARARIARALGMAAEALPEPVVLYAPTWREQGIEAEPDWDRLAPLLERAGALVLLRTHPLYSRWRPARVGGRLRPFHRDVAPDIYEYLAGVDVLITDYSSLGVDLLVLRRPIIFYVPDLHEYDEARGVHWPFPDGFPGDVARTMDELAAVLEHVLLHGRLTEAGARRQEELYARYFAQPPGQACARLAGRIEELMNRRWPPRRAGSTRR is encoded by the coding sequence ATGTCCTGGATCTGGCGGGTGGGGCGGCGGCTGGCCGGGGTGGCCGAACGGTTGCTGGTGCTCCTGGATGCCCTGGTGCCGAAAAAGCGCCAGGTGCTCTTTTCGGCCAGCAACGGGTGGACCTATTCGGACAACGCCCGGTACCTCTATGAATACATGGCGGCCCGCGGGGGCGAGCGCCTGATCTGGTGGTTCCATGATCGGGACCTGGTCCGGTGGGCGGAGCAGCGGGGCATGGAGGCGGTCTTCGCCCGCAGCCTGCGGGGCCTGTGGACCGCCCTGCGCAGCGGCGTGTGGGTGATGGACCACGGACCGCTGCTCCCAGCCTGGGATCCGCGCCGGCGGATCACCGTCCAGCTCTGGCACGGGGTGGGACCCAAGCGGGAACCCGCCCGCACGGCGCCCGAGCGGGTGGTGCGCAAGCAGCGGGAGTTCTTCGCCCGGTACGACCTGGTCACCACCCCTTCCCGGGAAGTGGCCCCCGAGTGGGGGACCACCATCCCCCTGAAGCCGGGCGCCCTGGTGCTGGACGGCTACCCGCGCCACGATGCCTTGCTGCGCGACACGCGGGAGGCTGCCCGCGCCCGGATCGCCCGGGCGCTGGGCATGGCGGCCGAGGCGCTGCCCGAGCCGGTGGTGCTCTACGCACCCACCTGGCGGGAGCAGGGGATCGAAGCGGAGCCCGACTGGGACCGGCTGGCGCCGCTGCTGGAGCGGGCCGGGGCGCTGGTTCTCCTGCGGACCCACCCGCTTTATTCCCGCTGGCGGCCCGCCCGGGTGGGCGGGCGGCTGCGGCCTTTCCACCGGGATGTGGCGCCCGACATCTACGAGTACCTGGCCGGGGTCGACGTGCTGATCACCGACTACTCGAGCCTCGGCGTTGATCTTCTCGTGCTGCGCCGGCCCATCATCTTCTACGTGCCCGACCTGCACGAGTACGATGAGGCTCGCGGCGTCCACTGGCCCTTTCCCGACGGGTTTCCCGGCGACGTGGCGCGGACCATGGACGAACTGGCCGCCGTCCTGGAGCACGTCCTGCTCCACGGGCGCCTGACGGAGGCGGGGGCCCGCCGCCAGGAGGAGCTTTATGCGCGCTACTTTGCCCAGCCGCCGGGTCAGGCCTGTGCCCGGCTGGCAGGGCGGATCGAGGAGCTGATGAACCGGCGATGGCCACCGAGACGGGCGGGATCCACCCGCCGATGA
- a CDS encoding O-antigen ligase family protein: protein MSYGKGEGRRGPAVAGARRAQPRGPSHLAVQGIRLLMAVAIPYLAFRFVLVDFVWSPLRWLSDLFSAGLGGLAVLALLSDPALRRSFWPARGGTNRLAWALVGAVGLAVLAVVASSVVNGRGLMDLATGIRSLVLWSTLLLGAATVEAWEAAHGPWTRGPERSRSRGAAAGAGSQGGGRNRNRAASRAQAGAATGWSAGAVGAPRRVAGEPTAEGVAALAGSSGAWMSSLWRWMIGLAVFMAAVEVAGVLLAGWFGPWKWVVTLTGSNVGRAVGLMKNPNTLGCFLVLGLILHWPRWATAVAERRRDWGAWGIAILLIVGLALTYSRQGWLALALALVAAGWLARRVIPLRVTAVLLAVTLVVTVIATVLPVPIWSVLARGGEGGAGATRGLQIERLRETFDEETVELSRASGRLAMVRYAMAMLRDHPVFGVGPGRVGGAGALRPDPEIRERYQMPDYAYADNQYVRTAMELGGLGLLGLGAIILSTLALAYRAVAFDWLLGAAGTAVVVAMVSFGLGQNSWENQPLASVYWLVLGAAWMLQRQRERA from the coding sequence ATGTCCTACGGAAAAGGCGAAGGCCGGCGCGGGCCGGCCGTGGCGGGCGCCCGCCGCGCCCAGCCCCGGGGACCGTCGCACCTGGCGGTCCAGGGCATCCGCCTGCTGATGGCGGTGGCCATCCCCTACCTGGCCTTTCGCTTCGTTCTGGTCGATTTCGTGTGGTCGCCCCTGCGCTGGCTGAGCGACCTCTTCTCCGCGGGTCTTGGCGGCCTGGCCGTCCTGGCCCTGCTGTCGGATCCCGCGTTGCGGCGATCCTTCTGGCCCGCCCGGGGCGGGACGAACCGGCTGGCCTGGGCGCTGGTCGGGGCCGTCGGCCTGGCGGTCCTGGCCGTGGTGGCCTCGTCGGTGGTGAATGGCCGGGGCCTGATGGACCTGGCCACCGGCATCCGCAGCCTGGTCCTATGGTCCACCCTGCTGCTCGGCGCGGCCACCGTGGAGGCTTGGGAAGCCGCCCACGGGCCGTGGACGCGGGGGCCGGAGCGGAGCCGCAGCCGCGGGGCCGCGGCGGGTGCGGGATCGCAGGGCGGGGGCCGGAACCGGAATCGGGCCGCCTCCAGGGCTCAGGCCGGCGCCGCCACCGGATGGAGCGCGGGGGCTGTAGGGGCGCCGCGGCGGGTGGCTGGCGAGCCCACCGCCGAGGGTGTGGCGGCCCTGGCCGGTTCGTCCGGCGCGTGGATGAGCTCCCTCTGGCGCTGGATGATCGGGCTGGCGGTGTTCATGGCGGCCGTCGAGGTGGCCGGGGTGCTGCTGGCGGGCTGGTTCGGGCCGTGGAAGTGGGTGGTCACCCTCACCGGGTCCAACGTGGGGCGGGCCGTCGGCTTGATGAAGAACCCCAACACCCTGGGGTGCTTTCTGGTGCTGGGCTTGATCCTGCACTGGCCGCGCTGGGCCACGGCGGTGGCCGAGCGGCGGCGGGACTGGGGCGCGTGGGGGATCGCCATCCTGCTGATCGTGGGGCTGGCCTTGACCTACTCGCGCCAGGGCTGGCTGGCCCTGGCACTGGCCCTGGTGGCTGCGGGCTGGCTGGCGCGCCGGGTGATCCCCCTCCGGGTCACCGCGGTACTTTTGGCCGTCACCCTGGTGGTGACGGTGATCGCCACGGTGTTGCCGGTCCCCATCTGGAGCGTGCTGGCCCGCGGCGGCGAAGGTGGCGCCGGGGCGACCCGGGGCCTGCAGATCGAGCGCCTGCGGGAGACCTTCGACGAGGAAACGGTGGAGTTGTCCCGGGCGTCGGGACGGCTGGCCATGGTGCGCTATGCCATGGCGATGCTCCGCGATCACCCGGTCTTTGGCGTGGGGCCGGGCCGGGTGGGGGGCGCGGGGGCGCTGCGGCCGGATCCCGAGATCCGCGAACGTTACCAGATGCCCGACTACGCCTATGCGGACAACCAGTACGTGCGCACGGCCATGGAGCTGGGCGGACTGGGTCTGCTGGGTTTGGGCGCCATCATCCTGTCGACGCTGGCCCTGGCCTACCGGGCGGTGGCCTTCGATTGGCTCCTGGGAGCGGCGGGGACGGCGGTGGTCGTGGCGATGGTAAGCTTTGGCTTGGGTCAGAATTCCTGGGAAAATCAGCCCCTGGCCTCGGTATACTGGCTCGTGCTCGGAGCGGCGTGGATGCTGCAGCGCCAGCGGGAGCGGGCCTGA
- a CDS encoding glycosyltransferase family 4 protein, translating to MRIVLATSYQFPHQGGLSTHVELLSRGLAAQGHEVRILSFNNFPPLHHVATRGPSWVLNRLRRGWGTTWSSAMRARFLTHLLRREAGWLDALNVEDPMAAVAAQRAGLPYVYTVHGYATGEHLAARRIRPGTRPEAWHLDLERRALAGAAHVVTVDERLRRHVEQLGAAGRVTVIPNFVDGSWPDQAPPPAEARRRLGIPDGVFVVLCPRRLTPKNGVAYAVQAMAAVRDGRVPWPEGSRPLLLVVGHGPQWAELRAAVQGGRLDDLCRLEGGRPHEAMPAYYAAADAVVIPSVHEAGVEEATSISALEAMVFGRPVVASAVGGLKEIVRDGVTGRLVPDRNPLAIARALAQLAAEPARARALGAAGRDYVLEHHSHLAAARRFVELYRRWLG from the coding sequence TTGCGGATTGTCCTCGCCACCAGTTACCAGTTTCCCCACCAGGGCGGGCTGTCGACCCATGTGGAGCTGCTCTCCCGGGGCCTGGCTGCCCAGGGGCATGAGGTCCGCATCCTGTCCTTCAACAACTTCCCGCCGCTACACCACGTGGCCACCCGGGGGCCCTCGTGGGTGCTCAACCGCCTGCGCCGCGGCTGGGGCACCACCTGGAGCAGCGCCATGCGTGCCCGGTTCCTCACCCATCTCCTGCGCCGGGAGGCGGGCTGGCTCGACGCCCTGAACGTGGAGGATCCCATGGCGGCCGTTGCGGCCCAGCGGGCCGGTCTGCCTTACGTCTACACCGTGCACGGCTACGCCACGGGCGAGCACCTGGCCGCGCGCCGCATCCGGCCGGGGACGCGCCCCGAAGCGTGGCACCTGGATCTGGAGAGGCGGGCCCTAGCGGGGGCGGCCCACGTGGTCACCGTGGACGAGCGGCTGCGCCGCCACGTGGAGCAGCTGGGCGCAGCCGGCCGGGTGACGGTGATCCCCAACTTCGTCGACGGCAGCTGGCCCGACCAGGCGCCGCCGCCCGCGGAGGCCCGGCGGAGGCTGGGGATTCCGGACGGAGTCTTCGTGGTCCTCTGCCCCCGGCGCCTGACCCCCAAGAACGGGGTGGCCTATGCCGTTCAGGCCATGGCGGCGGTGCGGGACGGGCGGGTGCCCTGGCCGGAGGGCTCGCGCCCGCTGCTGCTGGTGGTGGGCCACGGTCCCCAGTGGGCGGAGCTGCGGGCCGCGGTCCAGGGCGGGCGGCTGGACGACCTCTGCCGGCTGGAAGGCGGCCGGCCCCATGAGGCGATGCCGGCGTACTACGCCGCCGCCGACGCCGTGGTCATCCCCTCGGTGCACGAGGCGGGAGTGGAGGAGGCCACCTCCATCAGCGCCCTGGAGGCCATGGTCTTCGGGCGGCCGGTGGTGGCGTCGGCCGTGGGCGGGCTCAAGGAGATCGTCCGCGATGGGGTGACGGGGAGGCTGGTGCCCGACCGGAACCCCCTGGCCATCGCCCGGGCCCTGGCCCAGCTGGCGGCCGAGCCCGCGCGGGCCCGGGCCCTGGGCGCCGCCGGCCGGGACTACGTGCTGGAGCACCATTCCCACCTGGCGGCGGCGCGCCGGTTCGTCGAGTTGTACCGCCGCTGGCTGGGGTGA